A stretch of Bacillus pseudomycoides DNA encodes these proteins:
- a CDS encoding PLP-dependent aminotransferase family protein: MEWQLDTESKIPIYQQVVDYIERRIMYGELPPGSFLPSERKLAIQLNVNRSTVTTAYNELRAMGIVESTTGRGTRVSTHMWGVSPTFTPNWRGFVEGGTFLPNLPLLRHIREQVQQNENIIDFANGELACNLFPHKQLQTILREQPLTQSLSYDHPQGYLPLRQAAAKYMRDYLKIDATEQSIMITSGAQQALHLIVQCLLNPGDAVAFESPSHCYSLPLFQSAGIRIFPLPVDEHGVNPEDVQELYRKHRIKMIFLNPNFQNPTGTMLHPNRRKRLLSLCADLRIPIVEDDPSSLLTLENKQPCPTLKSIDENGTVIYVHSLSKMIAPGLRIGWLVAPQSVVERLSDARHQMELGMSIFPQWLMQQFFETVPFDTHMKQLQKQLVQKRDILVDSLNYYLQDEISFSNPSGGIYIWGKLKEPINEKQLIMQSLKQQVAFMPGSIFGAKDGYIRLSYGKVDMDQIEDGISRLHTTIEFCQK; encoded by the coding sequence ATGGAATGGCAGTTAGATACAGAAAGTAAAATCCCAATATACCAACAAGTTGTCGACTATATTGAAAGAAGGATTATGTATGGCGAGCTCCCTCCTGGTAGTTTCTTGCCGTCAGAACGAAAACTAGCAATCCAGCTCAATGTGAATCGTAGTACTGTAACAACTGCTTATAATGAACTTCGTGCCATGGGAATTGTCGAGAGTACAACGGGTAGAGGCACACGTGTCAGTACACATATGTGGGGTGTTTCCCCAACATTCACACCAAACTGGAGAGGTTTTGTAGAAGGTGGTACTTTTTTACCGAATTTGCCACTGCTTCGTCATATTCGCGAACAAGTGCAGCAAAATGAAAATATCATTGATTTTGCAAATGGAGAACTTGCCTGTAATCTCTTTCCTCACAAACAGCTACAAACCATTTTACGAGAGCAACCTTTAACGCAATCTCTTAGTTATGATCATCCGCAAGGCTATCTTCCGTTAAGACAAGCAGCGGCAAAATATATGAGAGATTATTTAAAAATTGATGCGACCGAACAATCGATTATGATTACTTCTGGGGCCCAGCAAGCACTCCACCTCATTGTTCAATGTTTATTAAATCCAGGTGATGCAGTAGCATTTGAAAGTCCCTCCCATTGTTATTCATTACCTCTCTTTCAATCAGCTGGCATTCGTATTTTCCCATTACCTGTCGATGAGCATGGGGTAAATCCGGAAGATGTACAAGAATTATATCGAAAGCACCGGATTAAAATGATTTTTTTAAATCCAAATTTCCAAAATCCAACTGGAACGATGCTTCATCCAAATCGCAGAAAAAGATTGTTATCACTCTGTGCGGACTTACGTATTCCAATCGTTGAAGATGATCCTTCCAGTTTACTCACATTAGAAAACAAACAACCTTGCCCTACTTTAAAATCCATTGACGAAAATGGTACGGTTATTTATGTCCATTCGTTATCCAAAATGATTGCGCCAGGTCTTCGGATTGGTTGGCTTGTCGCTCCGCAGTCCGTGGTAGAAAGATTATCAGATGCACGGCACCAAATGGAATTAGGAATGAGCATATTCCCTCAGTGGCTCATGCAGCAATTTTTTGAGACGGTTCCCTTTGATACACATATGAAGCAATTACAAAAACAGCTCGTACAAAAAAGAGATATCCTTGTCGATTCCTTAAACTACTACCTCCAAGATGAAATTTCTTTTTCAAACCCGAGTGGCGGGATTTACATATGGGGGAAGTTAAAGGAGCCTATTAACGAAAAACAGCTTATAATGCAAAGTTTAAAACAGCAAGTAGCCTTTATGCCTGGTAGTATTTTCGGAGCAAAAGATGGTTATATCCGGTTATCGTATGGGAAAGTAGATATGGATCAAATAGAGGACGGAATTTCTCGTTTACATACCACCATCGAATTTTGTCAAAAATGA
- a CDS encoding metallophosphoesterase has translation MDKIAVISDIHGNIPALDAVLKDIKLRGIERIFCLGDLVGKGPHSSEAIEVIRKECEHVVMGNWDDFITRPSEFETLQWHQKQLSEEQLNYLRELPFSIEFIMSGKLIRMFHASPRSLYERVQPGAPREQRISLFENSDLTENIEGEREPDVVCYGDIHQAYVQNFRGKTLCNAGSVGNPLEITQASYLIFEGLYNQKELASFSIQLVRVPYDIELAIQLAEEAEMPELDAYIQELTTAKYRGLKK, from the coding sequence ATGGATAAAATAGCGGTTATTTCAGATATTCACGGCAATATTCCTGCGCTGGACGCAGTTCTTAAAGATATTAAATTAAGAGGAATAGAACGTATTTTTTGTTTAGGTGATTTAGTAGGGAAAGGGCCACATTCTAGTGAAGCGATTGAGGTCATTCGGAAAGAGTGTGAGCATGTTGTAATGGGAAATTGGGATGATTTTATTACAAGACCTAGTGAATTTGAGACTTTACAATGGCATCAAAAACAATTATCAGAAGAACAATTGAATTATTTAAGGGAATTACCATTTTCAATTGAGTTCATAATGAGTGGGAAATTAATTAGAATGTTCCATGCATCACCTAGAAGCTTATATGAAAGAGTTCAGCCGGGAGCTCCGAGGGAACAACGTATAAGTTTATTTGAAAATAGTGATCTTACAGAAAATATTGAAGGTGAACGAGAGCCTGATGTTGTTTGCTACGGAGATATTCATCAAGCTTATGTGCAAAATTTTAGAGGGAAAACATTATGTAATGCAGGGAGTGTAGGAAATCCGCTCGAGATTACACAAGCTTCTTATTTAATCTTTGAAGGGCTATATAATCAAAAAGAACTAGCAAGCTTTTCCATTCAACTTGTTCGCGTCCCGTATGACATTGAACTAGCAATTCAGTTAGCGGAAGAAGCTGAAATGCCAGAGCTTGATGCGTACATTCAAGAGCTGACGACAGCTAAGTATCGTGGATTAAAAAAGTAG
- a CDS encoding VOC family protein produces MLAFDHLVHAVRCTPKEAEGKMKELGFHTVQGGEHTNWGTWNSLCYFDLSYIEFLAVQHEDRAKQADNPLVRETVEKLRDREGMLQIALRTDHIEELAVRFMEKGLQVKGPFEGNRMRNDGHLIEWKMLFVEQEENGPKLPFFIQWEESDESRRFDLQEVGVIVPHSNEVKEIQTIYYAVKNVHETVERWKEILEVQVSFSEVHKEWNAICQSVLFENINIQFCEPIGEGFVQEQLVKHGEYPFAVECQGVNEQKGEQQILGSLYIY; encoded by the coding sequence ATGTTAGCATTTGATCATCTTGTTCATGCTGTTAGATGCACACCAAAAGAAGCAGAAGGGAAAATGAAGGAACTTGGGTTTCATACTGTGCAAGGAGGAGAACATACAAACTGGGGAACATGGAATAGTTTATGCTACTTTGATTTATCTTATATTGAATTTTTAGCAGTGCAACATGAAGATAGAGCGAAGCAAGCGGATAATCCGCTAGTTCGGGAAACTGTAGAGAAATTACGAGATAGAGAAGGAATGCTGCAAATTGCTCTTCGTACAGATCATATTGAAGAACTTGCGGTAAGGTTCATGGAAAAAGGGTTACAAGTTAAAGGGCCGTTTGAAGGAAACCGAATGAGAAATGACGGTCATCTTATCGAATGGAAAATGTTATTTGTGGAACAGGAAGAGAATGGACCGAAATTACCTTTCTTTATACAGTGGGAAGAATCTGATGAGAGTAGGAGATTCGATTTACAAGAAGTGGGCGTCATTGTCCCGCATAGCAACGAGGTAAAAGAAATTCAGACAATATACTATGCTGTAAAAAATGTACATGAAACCGTAGAAAGATGGAAAGAGATACTCGAAGTACAAGTAAGCTTTTCCGAAGTTCATAAAGAATGGAATGCGATTTGTCAAAGTGTATTGTTTGAAAATATAAATATTCAATTTTGTGAACCGATCGGTGAGGGCTTTGTACAAGAACAGTTAGTAAAACATGGAGAATATCCTTTTGCGGTTGAATGTCAAGGAGTGAATGAGCAGAAGGGGGAACAACAAATATTAGGTAGTTTATACATATATTAA
- a CDS encoding sulfite exporter TauE/SafE family protein: MQKLIVFAIIGFFAQLIDGALGMAYGVTSSSLLLMFGIAPAVASASVHLAEVVTTAASGVSHIRFGNVDKYTVSRLTLPGAIGAFVGACFLSNLPGDLIKPYISLFLFTLGVYILLRFIIQKQIVRSSKRMSSKQLIPLGLFAGFVDSTGGGGWGPITTPVLLARGNEARKVIGSVDTSEFPVSLAATIGFFISLGWEQVSWVWVFALMLGGILAAPIAAWLVRIVPSHLLGVLVGGLIIFTNIRTLLTSFKVDPTIINLSYIAVGLIVIIALFISVRNHSQLTKQNVGYTTGQKRVLP; encoded by the coding sequence ATGCAGAAATTAATTGTCTTTGCTATTATTGGTTTTTTTGCTCAACTGATTGATGGAGCGCTTGGAATGGCGTATGGTGTAACGTCTTCCTCATTATTATTAATGTTTGGAATTGCACCTGCCGTCGCTTCCGCATCCGTTCATCTCGCTGAAGTTGTTACAACTGCAGCTTCTGGTGTATCTCATATTCGCTTTGGAAACGTTGATAAATATACGGTTTCTAGACTGACATTGCCTGGTGCAATTGGCGCTTTTGTCGGCGCATGCTTTTTAAGTAACTTACCCGGCGATTTAATTAAACCGTACATTTCACTCTTTTTATTTACATTAGGCGTCTACATTTTATTGCGATTTATTATTCAAAAACAGATTGTCAGATCAAGTAAACGCATGTCTAGTAAACAACTTATCCCACTTGGATTATTCGCTGGATTTGTTGATTCAACTGGCGGAGGCGGTTGGGGGCCTATCACTACACCAGTACTTCTTGCACGAGGAAATGAAGCACGAAAAGTCATTGGTTCTGTTGATACGAGTGAATTTCCTGTTTCATTAGCTGCAACGATTGGATTTTTCATTTCATTAGGATGGGAACAAGTTAGCTGGGTTTGGGTATTTGCACTTATGCTCGGCGGCATTTTGGCAGCTCCAATTGCTGCATGGTTAGTACGAATTGTTCCTTCGCATTTACTTGGTGTACTCGTTGGTGGACTCATTATTTTCACAAATATCCGAACGCTACTTACATCATTTAAAGTAGATCCAACAATTATTAACCTTTCCTACATCGCAGTAGGTCTTATCGTTATTATTGCACTTTTCATTTCAGTTAGAAATCACTCTCAACTTACAAAACAAAACGTTGGATATACGACTGGACAAAAACGAGTATTACCATAA
- a CDS encoding amino acid permease, translating to MNSATNQATSTKQSTQEQGELRRGLKSRHLTMISLGGTIGTGLFLASGGVIHTAGPGGALIAYAAIGIMVYFLMTSLAELAAYMPVTGSFSTYATKFVDPSLGFALGWNYWYNWAITIAAELAAVTLIMKFWFPNTPSLIWSGLCLAIMFLLNYLSVKGFGEAEYWFALIKVATVIIFLIVGFMMIFGIMGGEPVGFKNFTVADAPFNGGIMAIIGVFMAAGFSFQGTELLGVAAGETADPERSIPKAIRSIFWRILLFYIFAILVIGLLIPYTTDSLAASDVTVSPFTLVFEKAGVAFAASVMNAVILTAVLSAGNSGMYASARMLWDLARQGKAPKFLGKLNSRGVPVNALIATSIVGCAAFLASLFGDGVVYIWLLNASGMSGFIAWVGIAISHYRFRKAYVAQGKDLNDLPYKAKWFPFGPIFAFALCVIVILGQNYGAFTGESIDWNGVLVSYIGLPLFLAMWLGYKFTKKTKVIPLDKCEL from the coding sequence ATGAATAGCGCAACAAATCAAGCTACCTCTACAAAACAATCTACACAAGAACAAGGTGAATTAAGACGCGGATTAAAATCTCGTCACCTTACGATGATTTCTCTCGGCGGTACAATCGGTACCGGGCTCTTTCTTGCTAGTGGTGGTGTCATTCACACAGCAGGACCTGGCGGAGCTCTCATAGCATATGCGGCAATCGGAATTATGGTTTACTTTTTAATGACAAGCTTAGCTGAATTAGCAGCGTATATGCCTGTCACGGGCTCATTTAGCACATACGCAACAAAATTTGTCGATCCATCACTTGGATTTGCACTCGGATGGAACTATTGGTATAACTGGGCAATTACCATTGCAGCTGAACTTGCAGCAGTTACATTAATTATGAAATTTTGGTTTCCAAATACCCCTTCCCTTATTTGGAGTGGTCTTTGTTTAGCTATTATGTTTCTTTTAAACTATTTGTCTGTTAAAGGATTTGGTGAAGCGGAATATTGGTTTGCCCTTATTAAAGTAGCAACTGTTATTATTTTTTTAATTGTTGGATTTATGATGATTTTTGGCATTATGGGCGGCGAACCTGTTGGATTTAAAAACTTTACTGTTGCAGATGCACCATTTAACGGTGGCATTATGGCAATCATCGGTGTATTTATGGCAGCTGGTTTCTCGTTCCAAGGAACTGAATTATTAGGTGTAGCTGCTGGTGAGACGGCTGATCCAGAGCGCAGCATCCCAAAAGCAATTCGCTCCATCTTTTGGCGCATTCTATTATTCTATATCTTTGCAATTCTTGTTATCGGTCTATTGATTCCTTATACAACTGATAGTCTTGCAGCAAGTGATGTAACAGTAAGCCCATTTACACTTGTATTTGAAAAAGCCGGCGTTGCATTTGCAGCTTCTGTTATGAACGCTGTTATTTTAACAGCTGTTTTATCTGCTGGTAACTCAGGTATGTACGCATCAGCTCGTATGCTTTGGGATTTAGCAAGACAAGGAAAAGCACCGAAGTTTTTAGGTAAATTGAATAGCCGCGGTGTACCTGTTAACGCGTTAATCGCAACTTCAATAGTTGGCTGTGCTGCTTTCCTAGCTTCCTTATTCGGCGACGGCGTTGTATATATTTGGTTATTAAACGCATCTGGAATGTCCGGATTTATCGCATGGGTAGGTATCGCAATTAGTCATTATCGATTCCGAAAAGCATACGTTGCACAAGGAAAAGATTTAAATGATTTACCGTATAAAGCAAAATGGTTCCCATTCGGCCCAATCTTCGCATTCGCGCTTTGTGTCATTGTCATTTTAGGACAAAACTACGGTGCATTTACGGGTGAATCAATCGATTGGAACGGTGTACTCGTTTCTTATATCGGATTACCACTCTTCCTTGCGATGTGGTTAGGATATAAATTTACAAAGAAAACAAAAGTAATTCCTCTTGATAAATGTGAACTATAA
- a CDS encoding GNAT family N-acetyltransferase, which produces MNISLENVSTEHFEVLKNFYALYLHDLSEFSPALHPNKNGFFEFDAFELICNREELSPYFIKYEEKYIGFLLFASSPFTAPGTDYCINDFFLLKAYRGKKIADQAILKLLKQYKGTYYVMQLKSNKTAVNFWKKFYQKNEIKYQEVEKISDDELCLTQTFTVPSLLYKS; this is translated from the coding sequence ATGAACATCTCGTTAGAAAACGTCTCCACAGAGCACTTTGAAGTATTAAAAAATTTCTATGCTCTATATTTACATGATCTATCTGAATTCTCCCCTGCTCTTCATCCAAATAAAAATGGATTTTTTGAATTTGATGCTTTTGAACTTATTTGTAACCGGGAAGAGCTTTCTCCCTACTTTATTAAATATGAAGAAAAATATATTGGTTTTCTCCTGTTTGCAAGTTCACCATTCACAGCGCCTGGAACAGATTACTGTATTAACGATTTTTTCCTATTAAAAGCGTACCGTGGAAAAAAGATAGCAGATCAAGCAATTTTAAAACTATTGAAACAGTACAAAGGGACTTATTATGTGATGCAACTAAAAAGCAATAAAACAGCGGTGAACTTCTGGAAAAAGTTTTATCAAAAGAACGAGATAAAATATCAAGAAGTTGAAAAAATAAGCGATGACGAATTATGCTTAACACAAACATTTACAGTTCCATCCTTACTTTACAAATCGTAA
- a CDS encoding iron-sulfur cluster biosynthesis family protein gives MNIRVTDEAKAVLHKSNANNKNIIRIRGTMTNSCSIFVDVDLIFDEYNPNEIAYEDEQLIIQMDDFTKDYIGNTLKLDYKMTGFSITTPSETLVYGLSIKK, from the coding sequence ATGAACATTCGCGTAACTGATGAGGCAAAAGCCGTATTACATAAATCAAACGCAAATAACAAAAACATCATACGTATTAGAGGGACGATGACGAATTCTTGTAGTATATTTGTTGATGTTGATTTAATTTTCGATGAGTATAATCCAAATGAAATCGCTTATGAAGATGAGCAACTTATTATTCAAATGGATGATTTTACAAAAGACTATATAGGAAATACATTAAAGCTTGATTATAAAATGACAGGTTTTAGTATTACGACTCCTAGTGAGACACTTGTATATGGATTATCGATTAAAAAATGA
- a CDS encoding barstar family protein, with product MLHKILKEQLDFLDYYGENASALWDCLTGWIGLPVTIEWEFFEENKQTLGSYADLILNIFQDAQKDMPGEFFFSVK from the coding sequence ATGCTACATAAAATATTAAAGGAGCAATTAGATTTTCTAGATTATTATGGAGAAAATGCTAGTGCTTTGTGGGATTGTCTGACTGGATGGATAGGTCTTCCTGTAACCATAGAATGGGAATTCTTTGAAGAAAATAAACAGACATTAGGTTCATATGCAGATTTAATTTTAAACATATTTCAAGATGCACAGAAAGACATGCCAGGGGAATTTTTTTTCAGTGTAAAATAA
- a CDS encoding ribonuclease domain-containing protein: protein MSIGGNIYRNDDGALPSVTGRTWYEADINYLSGYRGNDRILYSSDGLIIKRRFIINPYD, encoded by the coding sequence ATTAGTATTGGTGGGAATATTTACCGAAATGATGATGGTGCATTACCAAGTGTAACAGGTAGAACGTGGTATGAGGCTGATATAAACTATTTATCAGGATATCGAGGAAATGATAGAATTCTTTATTCAAGTGATGGATTAATAATAAAGAGGAGATTTATTATTAATCCATACGATTAG
- a CDS encoding alpha/beta hydrolase family protein produces MLITKMVERFALYDLHRKRSKNFQFSSLPSIKGEIRDIESYYKKQVTGISFDLKNSDTKNYKTGKFKYESGIQTGYSRNDIVIGETYINNNEAATNVIFVHGWRMESNDKVKKIFHNQIMKLGWNMYYYTLPFHFDREPDDSLYSGEFMVSANIERTVQSTQQAVVDLRTLINWIKTHKEGPIVLIGISLGGFITNLTALVEPDIDVLASIFYANRLSYSIWKTDPGKYIKSDLENHGVTYQELIDYWNIIEPSQALPKVKKENILLITAKYDEYVHFEDTEYLWSSWDRPTRYIYNCGHAGIVLKRKKIGIDTLNFIRNRIMV; encoded by the coding sequence ATGTTGATTACAAAAATGGTGGAACGATTTGCTTTATATGATTTACATAGGAAACGGAGCAAAAACTTTCAGTTTAGCTCATTACCAAGTATTAAAGGTGAAATAAGAGATATAGAGAGCTATTACAAAAAACAAGTAACTGGTATATCATTTGACTTGAAAAATTCGGATACTAAAAATTATAAGACTGGAAAATTTAAATATGAGAGTGGAATACAAACAGGATATAGTCGTAATGATATTGTAATTGGAGAAACTTATATAAATAACAATGAGGCAGCTACAAATGTTATATTTGTTCATGGATGGAGAATGGAATCAAATGATAAAGTGAAAAAAATATTTCATAATCAAATTATGAAATTGGGTTGGAATATGTATTATTACACACTTCCATTTCATTTTGATAGAGAACCAGATGATTCATTATACAGTGGGGAATTTATGGTAAGTGCTAATATTGAACGTACAGTACAATCAACCCAGCAAGCTGTTGTGGATCTAAGGACACTAATTAACTGGATAAAAACACATAAAGAAGGTCCAATTGTGTTGATTGGAATTAGTTTAGGAGGTTTTATCACAAATTTAACAGCTCTGGTTGAGCCGGATATAGACGTATTAGCCTCAATATTTTATGCGAATCGACTTTCCTATTCAATATGGAAAACGGATCCTGGTAAGTATATTAAGTCTGACCTAGAAAATCATGGAGTTACATATCAAGAACTAATCGATTACTGGAACATTATAGAACCAAGTCAAGCTCTTCCAAAAGTGAAAAAGGAAAATATTCTATTAATAACAGCTAAATATGATGAATACGTACACTTTGAAGATACCGAATATTTGTGGTCTTCATGGGATAGACCAACACGATATATATATAATTGCGGGCATGCGGGTATTGTATTAAAGCGAAAGAAAATAGGGATTGATACGCTTAATTTTATTCGGAATCGAATAATGGTGTAG
- a CDS encoding HBL/NHE enterotoxin family protein: MNKRFYKKIMLSMMVLGVTTSNVIPHHTFAAEQTVQENNKQYSLGPEGFQDVMAQSLSSVLVMDSYAKTLRNQLETDLSSISSLNSGLRENMIKHQKDAQANAAYWLNTIKPKIMKTNQNVVNYNDAFQTQYSILLAAIDQRDTGKLKAGLEKLYQSILINKSEVDELLNQLKTFRSKMEDDTKSFKEDSNELTNALASTSVGIPYLQQQINNYNESIKKSNDMFIAGGVLVIFTLGASVAMIATAKSNIASAEREIANLKARISGAQAEVAILTDAKNKTTNMTETIDTAINSLQNISNNWHAVAAKYDNLLKNITFITPEEFSFLKEDLKTAKDSWQDLKNYADKLLEEVKIAEKKEQDLMNQLRPSNVFYYYKQIHNAYTFEMKTGTNAPNASYKVVNLTKNSVHNMWSGGPNTSMWADWLSFNPKDEFAVVAVIAGQEYVVYKDKVENIMSTAINK; this comes from the coding sequence ATGAATAAGAGGTTTTATAAGAAAATCATGTTGTCAATGATGGTTCTTGGGGTTACGACAAGTAATGTAATACCACATCATACTTTTGCAGCAGAACAAACCGTACAAGAAAACAATAAGCAATATTCTCTTGGCCCTGAAGGATTTCAGGATGTAATGGCACAATCATTATCTAGTGTACTAGTTATGGATTCATATGCCAAAACTCTACGTAATCAACTAGAGACAGATCTCAGCAGTATAAGCTCCCTCAATAGTGGTTTACGAGAAAACATGATTAAGCATCAAAAGGATGCACAAGCGAATGCAGCATATTGGTTAAATACTATAAAACCTAAAATTATGAAAACTAATCAAAATGTTGTAAATTATAATGATGCATTTCAAACACAATACAGTATTTTACTTGCTGCTATAGATCAAAGAGATACTGGGAAATTGAAAGCTGGGCTCGAAAAATTGTATCAAAGTATATTGATTAATAAGAGTGAAGTAGACGAGCTATTGAATCAACTGAAAACATTCCGAAGTAAAATGGAGGACGATACGAAAAGTTTTAAAGAGGATTCCAATGAATTAACGAATGCTTTAGCTAGTACGAGCGTAGGTATTCCATATTTACAACAGCAAATTAATAATTATAATGAATCCATAAAAAAAAGCAATGATATGTTTATTGCCGGTGGTGTGTTGGTTATATTCACTCTAGGGGCTAGTGTGGCAATGATTGCAACGGCTAAAAGTAATATTGCATCTGCTGAGCGAGAAATAGCGAATTTAAAAGCAAGAATTTCTGGAGCACAAGCAGAAGTAGCTATTTTAACGGATGCAAAAAATAAGACTACGAATATGACTGAAACAATTGATACTGCTATTAATTCACTTCAGAATATATCTAATAATTGGCATGCTGTAGCAGCGAAATACGATAATTTATTAAAAAATATTACGTTTATAACCCCGGAAGAATTTTCCTTCTTAAAAGAAGATCTTAAAACTGCAAAAGATAGTTGGCAAGATCTTAAGAATTATGCGGATAAATTACTTGAAGAGGTGAAAATTGCAGAGAAAAAAGAACAAGATCTTATGAATCAGCTTCGTCCATCAAATGTTTTCTACTATTATAAACAGATTCATAACGCATACACATTTGAAATGAAAACCGGAACAAATGCACCAAATGCGTCTTATAAAGTTGTGAATTTAACAAAAAATTCTGTTCATAACATGTGGAGTGGAGGACCAAATACAAGCATGTGGGCTGACTGGCTTTCATTTAATCCAAAAGATGAATTTGCGGTAGTAGCAGTAATAGCTGGACAAGAGTATGTTGTATATAAAGACAAAGTAGAAAATATAATGTCTACAGCTATTAATAAATGA
- a CDS encoding HBL/NHE enterotoxin family protein: MTKKPYKVMALSAIMAVVAAGNILPAHTYAAESTTKPIPIHASASDASDKYSEYSLGPDGLRDAMERTGSNALVMDLYALTIIKQANVNFNGITTVDDSLKTKVVHHQNVARGNANQWLDTIKPQLISTNQNIINYNTKFQNYYDTLVTAVDNQDKATLTKGLTRLSASITENKEKVDKLVEDLKKFRNKMTTDTQNFKGDANQLTSILASQDAGIPLMQNQITTYNEAIGKYNAIIIGSSVATALGPIAIIGGAVVIATGAGTPLGIGLIAGGAAAIGGGTAGIVLAKKELDNAQAEIQKITGQISQAQLQVAGLTNIKNQTEYLTNTIDVAITALQNISNQWYTMGSKYNSLLQNVESISPNDLVFIKEDLNIAKDSWKNIKDYAEKIYAEDIKVVDTKA; the protein is encoded by the coding sequence ATGACAAAAAAACCTTATAAAGTAATGGCTCTATCGGCAATCATGGCAGTAGTTGCAGCGGGTAATATCCTACCAGCACATACATATGCAGCGGAAAGCACAACAAAACCAATTCCGATTCATGCTAGTGCATCAGATGCATCGGACAAGTACTCTGAATATTCATTAGGGCCAGACGGTCTTAGAGACGCAATGGAACGAACAGGTTCAAATGCTTTAGTAATGGACCTATATGCTTTAACAATTATTAAACAAGCCAATGTTAATTTTAATGGTATAACGACAGTTGATGATTCTTTAAAAACAAAAGTCGTTCATCATCAAAATGTGGCTAGAGGAAATGCAAATCAGTGGCTGGATACAATTAAACCGCAATTGATTTCTACGAACCAAAATATTATTAATTATAATACGAAATTCCAAAATTACTATGATACGCTAGTAACAGCTGTAGATAATCAAGACAAAGCAACACTAACAAAAGGACTTACAAGATTATCTGCTAGTATTACAGAGAACAAAGAAAAAGTAGATAAGTTAGTGGAAGACTTAAAAAAATTCCGAAATAAAATGACAACAGATACGCAAAACTTTAAAGGTGATGCAAATCAATTAACGTCTATTTTAGCAAGTCAAGATGCTGGTATCCCACTTATGCAAAATCAAATCACAACGTATAATGAGGCGATTGGTAAATATAACGCAATTATCATTGGATCATCAGTTGCAACAGCTTTAGGTCCAATTGCAATTATTGGTGGAGCAGTTGTAATTGCTACTGGTGCAGGGACTCCACTAGGAATTGGACTTATTGCAGGTGGTGCAGCAGCGATAGGAGGAGGAACAGCTGGTATTGTTTTAGCGAAGAAAGAACTTGATAATGCGCAGGCAGAAATCCAAAAGATAACAGGACAAATTTCGCAAGCTCAATTACAGGTAGCTGGATTAACAAATATTAAAAATCAAACTGAATATTTAACGAATACGATTGATGTAGCTATTACTGCACTGCAAAATATTTCAAATCAATGGTATACAATGGGATCAAAATATAACTCTTTACTTCAAAATGTTGAATCTATTAGCCCTAACGATCTAGTTTTCATCAAAGAGGATCTAAATATTGCGAAAGATAGCTGGAAAAATATTAAAGATTATGCTGAAAAGATTTATGCTGAGGATATTAAAGTAGTAGATACAAAAGCGTAA